A stretch of Imperialibacter roseus DNA encodes these proteins:
- a CDS encoding fibronectin type III domain-containing protein, which produces MNKVKVFFIAALFLDGLAQNLSAQTTYFSWESGAQSGNQKPIVFYPPPGSRYSPVSWSDDDGNLWLFGGWGYDKNGVNLWLNDFWKYEFASDKWSFVGGSEINYAAGVYGTKGVPASSNFPGARQDALTWKDTDGNFWLFGGRGVTSQTGISAQLNDLWKFDPTTGEWTWVSGRDYAGQPGQAGIYGTLQVSDDTNEPGARFGAAFWEGTSDLWMFGGTGIDKTGSFGKLNDLWKFDLTSGQWTWMGGSDIVEQPGNYGTKGAGNTANIPGARQQPFFWTDASGNFWLFGGQGFDKLSTDDDLQDLWMYEVSSKKWTWVSGADIGNGAGVYDTKGVGNESNLPGARSSGNSWIDSAGDLWLFGGLGNKENGARAFLNDLWKYEVGTGLWVWVRGNPLGSLEAFYGTKGEGTATTTPGPRQWSASWVDESDQLWLFGGIGYTVGFEFGSLNDLWKYDISSDQWVWISGTDLLDQSGVYSFYEIELDTNEPGGRENASSWADGAGNLWIFGGVCDQRDEVTNRGTLNDLWRYDIATRKWSIMTGEVVINQAGVYGAKGVGSVNNSPGSRAGGHTWNDGDGNLWLFGGVEKEGFQGYFNDLWKYEIATGEWTWVNGSNTKNQPGIYGTKGMAAESNVPGAREFAITWFENGDLWLFGGRGFDKNGTSNMLNDLWKYEILTGQWTWMSGNDIVNQSGVYGTKGTGSVNNFPGGHWHSTGWNDQNGNLWLFGGYGYDKNGAISDLNDLWRYEIGNGKWTWVAGSDIINQPGVYGELEIGTSANTPGSRYNAVSWTDVANDLWLFGGRGNDTNTASDGYLNDFWKFDIGENVWIWMAGSNARNKEPNYGSLGVSSVDNIPDSRTGSTAVSDENNNLWLFGGRRNYGATLSNWGEHKGDLWKISFSPLPTEIIGISNVTQSSFTLSWAGVDGLYPANDYQIDVATDVEFTEMVSGYESLSTTNTSIDLSNLPSGVTYFVRVRASNAVGVSKNSGVGSQLLIPANPLASGASNTGKTSFTANWNAVTGASSYFLEASTNSDMSSPLTGYDGTVAIASSNISEVLTGLSSGTTYYYRVKAGNAAGTSSVSNTISQLTLPADAVATAATSVGQTGFTANWESVTGAANYFLEVSTNSDMSSPITGYDGTIAIAFPATSQALTDLASGTTYYYRVTAKNATGASAASNIMFQITIPANPVATAATGTTQTSFSANWEAVTGASSYYLELSTNEDLSSPLSGYDGTVAIASSNTIKALTGLSSGATYYYRVKAGNAAGTSAPSNIISQLTLPTDPVVGATTTVTNDAFTINWSAVAGATGYHVQLSTDDFTSFIGGVDGSIALTGTSLTASGLLPATAYKYRVQAVNATGSSNYSAPGSQTTKTVSPVASGATNVTQSGFTANWSTVPGVVNYYLEVSPNADFSSPVVSFDGTVALAPDLSSVSVTGLMAGIAYFYRVISENTGGRSVPSNTVSQITIPANPVAFDTAEEDITATSVKANWNAVAGVLTYELEFSLDNFATLVEEFDPLVVESATTSVIVSGLLAQTSYQFRVRARNSAGVSGNSNAVSVLTLNDAASLPLALSALSFSSKQDNSASQTLSISVTGGTAPYVVTASHRGLLQSENTLETLSEITPGNYSFTISPEMLDDMGVQFEITATDAKGDTQSRAGSIARSFGEAASPALPLERFGGSALTWNLFTIPYELDNKLVSNIFADLDQNRHEFDWRIVRYRNSTNDYVNFNTGQVKVGEAYWFNSKTNVRINVGAGQTTASIPFPMTLLKGWNLIGNPYTVAISWDQVLADNPDKTGIDPIRLFNGTALFIGDVVQPFSGGFVFAEEATSVDIDPIASKPNGRMLAGDGMIESIDIDEMAWLFPLQLSDGQTATVLGGVGMHPDALEMKDRFDGMAPPRFIHYSELFTEHKDYFYPYFSTDVVPTKGDHTWSFTLSSNKVAGPSNLTWDMGALHGKASGLYLLDQQSGKLVDMKTTDSHTVDLSKGDFKFEIYFAGSGNQVIPNRLLLGDAYPNPASTQTTIPILLPGDANELVDIDLSVFDMNGNKVATLASGKHRPGVYEFTWDISTAQKRAVSGLFFYRLSFGDNSRVPLYKKIILR; this is translated from the coding sequence ATGAATAAAGTGAAAGTCTTTTTTATTGCTGCGCTTTTCTTGGACGGCCTTGCACAAAACCTTTCCGCTCAAACTACTTATTTTTCTTGGGAAAGTGGAGCTCAGTCAGGAAATCAAAAACCAATCGTGTTCTATCCACCACCTGGAAGTAGGTATTCACCTGTTTCCTGGTCTGACGACGATGGTAATTTATGGTTGTTTGGTGGGTGGGGGTATGATAAAAATGGTGTCAATCTTTGGCTGAATGATTTCTGGAAATACGAATTCGCAAGTGACAAATGGTCTTTTGTAGGAGGTAGCGAGATCAACTATGCTGCAGGCGTTTATGGTACGAAGGGAGTGCCCGCTTCGTCCAACTTTCCAGGTGCCCGACAAGATGCTTTAACATGGAAAGATACAGATGGAAATTTTTGGCTATTTGGGGGAAGGGGTGTCACAAGTCAAACAGGCATATCAGCTCAATTGAATGACCTTTGGAAATTCGATCCCACAACTGGCGAGTGGACGTGGGTTAGTGGGCGGGACTATGCCGGGCAGCCCGGTCAAGCGGGCATTTATGGTACGCTGCAAGTAAGTGATGACACTAACGAGCCTGGTGCCAGGTTTGGTGCTGCATTTTGGGAAGGAACATCTGATTTATGGATGTTCGGCGGCACGGGCATTGACAAGACGGGCTCCTTTGGGAAATTGAATGACCTATGGAAATTTGATCTGACTTCGGGACAATGGACATGGATGGGTGGGAGCGATATAGTCGAACAACCAGGAAACTATGGAACGAAAGGAGCTGGCAATACTGCTAACATCCCCGGAGCCAGACAACAGCCATTTTTTTGGACTGATGCCAGTGGCAATTTCTGGTTATTTGGAGGGCAAGGCTTTGACAAACTAAGTACCGACGACGACCTTCAAGATTTATGGATGTATGAAGTCTCGTCAAAAAAGTGGACTTGGGTGTCTGGAGCCGATATTGGGAATGGGGCAGGTGTTTATGATACGAAAGGCGTTGGTAACGAGAGTAATCTGCCTGGTGCCAGGTCAAGTGGTAATTCGTGGATCGACAGTGCAGGCGATCTTTGGTTATTTGGGGGCCTTGGTAATAAAGAAAATGGAGCGAGGGCTTTCCTTAACGATTTGTGGAAATACGAGGTGGGGACTGGGCTATGGGTATGGGTGAGGGGCAACCCGCTGGGTAGTTTAGAAGCATTTTACGGAACAAAAGGTGAAGGAACAGCCACCACAACACCAGGCCCCAGGCAATGGTCAGCTTCGTGGGTTGATGAGAGTGATCAATTGTGGTTATTTGGTGGGATAGGATATACCGTTGGATTTGAGTTCGGTTCATTGAATGATCTCTGGAAATACGATATTTCCTCCGACCAATGGGTTTGGATAAGTGGTACCGACTTATTGGATCAATCGGGGGTATACAGTTTTTACGAAATTGAACTGGATACGAATGAACCAGGTGGCAGAGAGAATGCAAGTTCATGGGCTGACGGCGCTGGCAATCTGTGGATTTTTGGCGGAGTTTGCGACCAGCGTGACGAGGTAACAAACAGGGGAACTTTGAATGATTTGTGGAGATATGATATTGCCACCAGAAAATGGTCGATCATGACCGGGGAAGTTGTTATCAATCAGGCGGGTGTGTACGGTGCCAAGGGTGTTGGATCGGTAAATAATAGCCCGGGATCAAGAGCGGGAGGGCATACCTGGAACGACGGAGATGGCAATTTATGGCTTTTTGGAGGCGTAGAAAAGGAAGGGTTTCAGGGTTATTTTAATGACCTTTGGAAATATGAGATAGCCACAGGTGAGTGGACGTGGGTCAATGGAAGCAACACTAAGAATCAGCCTGGGATTTACGGCACCAAAGGCATGGCAGCCGAGTCCAATGTTCCGGGAGCCAGGGAGTTTGCTATAACGTGGTTTGAAAATGGCGACTTGTGGCTTTTTGGAGGGCGTGGCTTTGATAAAAATGGTACTTCAAACATGCTAAATGACCTCTGGAAGTACGAAATATTGACTGGGCAGTGGACATGGATGAGTGGAAACGATATTGTCAATCAGTCGGGCGTTTACGGAACAAAGGGAACAGGGTCTGTTAACAACTTTCCCGGGGGACATTGGCATTCCACGGGATGGAATGACCAGAATGGTAATCTGTGGTTGTTTGGCGGATATGGCTATGATAAAAATGGTGCTATTTCCGATTTGAATGACCTTTGGAGGTATGAAATCGGAAACGGCAAATGGACTTGGGTAGCAGGAAGTGATATAATCAATCAGCCGGGAGTTTATGGTGAGTTGGAAATAGGAACTTCAGCCAATACACCTGGTTCCAGGTATAATGCTGTTAGTTGGACAGACGTCGCCAATGACTTATGGTTATTTGGAGGCAGAGGAAATGATACAAACACCGCTTCTGATGGGTATTTGAATGATTTTTGGAAGTTTGACATTGGTGAAAATGTCTGGATTTGGATGGCGGGTAGTAATGCCAGGAACAAAGAGCCAAATTATGGAAGTCTTGGGGTTTCGTCGGTCGATAACATTCCGGATTCGAGAACAGGGTCGACTGCAGTATCGGACGAAAATAACAACCTTTGGCTTTTTGGCGGTCGACGAAATTATGGTGCAACTTTAAGCAACTGGGGTGAACATAAGGGTGATTTATGGAAGATCTCATTTTCCCCTTTGCCCACAGAGATAATTGGTATTAGCAATGTCACGCAATCATCATTTACCCTTTCATGGGCGGGTGTTGATGGCCTTTATCCGGCAAATGACTATCAGATTGATGTAGCAACGGATGTTGAGTTCACAGAAATGGTATCTGGGTATGAGTCCCTTTCTACGACAAATACCAGCATCGATTTGAGCAACCTTCCCTCGGGGGTAACATATTTTGTTAGAGTGCGTGCCAGCAATGCTGTTGGTGTGTCCAAAAATTCCGGTGTTGGGTCGCAACTCCTTATTCCTGCTAATCCACTTGCATCAGGCGCATCAAATACTGGAAAAACGTCCTTTACTGCCAATTGGAATGCTGTCACAGGTGCTTCCAGTTATTTTCTGGAGGCTTCCACCAATAGCGATATGTCATCTCCTTTGACCGGTTACGATGGCACCGTGGCGATTGCTTCTTCCAACATCAGCGAGGTGCTCACAGGCTTGTCATCCGGCACGACTTACTACTATCGGGTGAAAGCCGGAAATGCAGCAGGTACCTCATCGGTGTCGAATACCATCTCACAATTGACCCTGCCAGCCGACGCAGTTGCAACAGCTGCCACTTCAGTAGGCCAGACTGGCTTTACAGCCAACTGGGAGAGTGTGACCGGAGCAGCCAATTACTTTTTGGAAGTTTCCACCAATAGCGATATGTCATCGCCAATAACAGGTTACGATGGTACCATAGCCATTGCTTTTCCCGCTACAAGCCAGGCATTAACTGACCTGGCATCAGGCACGACTTATTACTACAGAGTAACGGCTAAAAACGCAACAGGCGCTTCTGCTGCCTCTAATATTATGTTTCAAATCACCATTCCCGCCAATCCGGTGGCGACAGCTGCTACCGGCACTACTCAAACATCTTTTTCTGCCAACTGGGAGGCAGTCACAGGCGCATCCAGTTATTACCTGGAGTTGTCCACCAATGAAGATCTTTCGTCGCCTTTGTCTGGATACGACGGCACTGTGGCGATTGCCTCTTCCAATACTATCAAGGCGCTGACCGGCTTGTCATCTGGTGCTACCTATTACTATCGGGTAAAAGCCGGAAATGCGGCCGGCACCTCTGCTCCGTCCAATATCATCTCACAATTGACCTTGCCGACCGATCCGGTTGTGGGTGCGACTACAACGGTCACAAACGATGCTTTTACTATCAACTGGTCGGCGGTTGCAGGTGCCACAGGCTACCACGTTCAGTTATCCACTGATGATTTTACATCCTTCATTGGCGGAGTCGACGGGAGTATAGCATTGACTGGGACAAGTCTGACGGCCAGTGGCCTGCTACCAGCTACCGCTTACAAATACAGGGTACAGGCCGTCAATGCCACTGGTAGCTCTAACTACTCTGCCCCCGGTAGTCAAACCACCAAAACAGTGAGTCCTGTTGCCTCAGGTGCGACAAACGTTACACAATCGGGATTTACTGCCAATTGGTCGACTGTACCAGGTGTAGTTAATTATTACCTCGAGGTGTCGCCAAATGCCGACTTCTCGTCGCCAGTGGTAAGTTTCGATGGCACGGTAGCTCTTGCACCCGACTTGTCTTCTGTAAGTGTGACAGGATTAATGGCTGGAATAGCCTATTTCTATCGAGTCATTTCAGAAAATACCGGAGGTAGATCAGTACCCTCTAATACCGTATCTCAAATTACCATTCCTGCCAACCCTGTGGCATTTGACACAGCTGAGGAAGACATTACGGCTACCAGTGTCAAAGCAAATTGGAATGCCGTTGCAGGGGTGCTAACTTATGAACTGGAGTTTTCTCTTGACAACTTTGCGACCCTGGTCGAAGAATTCGATCCTTTGGTTGTAGAGTCTGCAACGACCAGTGTTATTGTTTCTGGCTTGTTGGCTCAAACGTCTTACCAGTTCAGGGTGCGGGCACGAAATAGTGCCGGAGTTTCCGGAAACTCCAATGCAGTCTCGGTGTTAACGTTGAATGATGCCGCATCATTACCGCTTGCCTTGTCAGCCTTAAGCTTCTCATCAAAACAAGACAATTCGGCTTCCCAAACACTCAGCATTTCGGTCACAGGAGGCACAGCACCCTATGTTGTAACGGCGAGCCATCGGGGATTGCTTCAAAGTGAAAATACATTAGAAACGCTGTCGGAAATAACACCTGGTAATTACTCCTTCACCATCAGTCCTGAAATGCTCGACGACATGGGTGTGCAGTTTGAAATTACGGCCACTGATGCCAAAGGCGATACGCAGTCGAGAGCAGGAAGTATTGCCCGTTCCTTTGGTGAGGCAGCCAGCCCTGCACTTCCCTTGGAGCGTTTCGGAGGCTCCGCACTGACCTGGAACTTATTCACCATTCCTTATGAGCTTGATAACAAGCTTGTGAGTAATATTTTTGCCGATCTTGACCAAAACAGACATGAGTTCGATTGGAGAATTGTGCGATACCGTAACTCGACCAACGACTATGTGAATTTTAATACTGGCCAGGTGAAAGTGGGGGAGGCGTATTGGTTCAATTCCAAAACAAATGTACGCATTAACGTAGGAGCCGGCCAAACTACAGCTTCAATACCGTTTCCCATGACGCTACTGAAAGGCTGGAACCTGATCGGCAATCCATACACTGTAGCGATCTCCTGGGATCAGGTGCTGGCAGATAATCCAGACAAAACTGGGATTGACCCTATCCGGCTTTTTAATGGTACGGCCCTGTTCATTGGAGATGTTGTTCAGCCATTTTCTGGCGGCTTTGTCTTCGCCGAAGAAGCCACTTCGGTGGACATCGACCCCATCGCCTCCAAGCCTAATGGCAGAATGCTGGCTGGAGACGGCATGATCGAAAGTATAGATATCGACGAGATGGCCTGGCTCTTCCCGCTACAATTAAGCGATGGCCAAACCGCCACAGTGCTGGGCGGCGTGGGCATGCACCCAGATGCGCTGGAGATGAAAGACCGATTTGATGGCATGGCACCGCCCCGCTTTATTCATTACAGCGAGCTGTTTACCGAGCACAAAGACTATTTCTATCCTTACTTCTCCACCGACGTGGTCCCCACCAAAGGCGACCACACCTGGAGCTTTACACTGTCATCCAATAAAGTAGCAGGACCATCTAATTTGACCTGGGACATGGGGGCTTTGCACGGCAAAGCCTCCGGTCTCTACCTGCTCGACCAGCAAAGTGGCAAGCTGGTGGACATGAAAACCACAGATAGCCACACGGTAGACCTCAGCAAGGGCGATTTCAAGTTTGAAATCTACTTTGCAGGCAGCGGCAATCAGGTCATACCCAACCGGCTGTTGCTGGGCGATGCGTATCCGAACCCGGCCAGCACGCAAACGACCATTCCCATACTGCTGCCAGGTGACGCTAATGAGCTGGTTGACATCGATTTGTCGGTGTTTGATATGAATGGGAACAAAGTGGCCACTCTTGCCAGCGGCAAACACCGGCCAGGAGTGTATGAGTTTACCTGGGATATTAGCACGGCCCAAAAGCGGGCTGTGAGTGGGCTGTTCTTCTACCGGCTGAGCTTTGGCGACAACAGCAGAGTGCCTTTGTACAAAAAAATAATCCTCCGATAA
- a CDS encoding caspase family protein, producing MKTKTLISLTLLLVAYCQLAAQVVVDRTNKVALDFTKPIKATVLPEINWVLPRLEYTNSEANKVDIKANVSSKVPLKKVTLSVLTSLDEEPMASVDVPLISPTSAEFEKSMYLGDGQNYVRITAENVDGGIVSDDRSVIVGMDALKDAIAIDRKDYAVLFATDKYDNWSDLTNPIYDAKAIGKELEERYGFEVRIVENASQDLVFNTLREYAQKSYKPQDQLFVFFAGHGQYDETFGEGFVVARNSIANDPGKNSYISHSRLRNIIDNVKCQHIMLVMDVCFGGTFDPVLASSRSIYEEMDNSEFIVKKLSLRTRKYLTSGSKEYVSDGTPGSHSPFAVRMLEALKTSGGGDRLLTITEVNVYMQKLQTTPRFGSFGADDQGSEFMFIAR from the coding sequence ATGAAAACCAAAACTCTCATTTCCCTGACGTTATTGCTGGTTGCTTATTGCCAGCTGGCGGCACAGGTAGTGGTTGACCGCACCAACAAAGTAGCACTGGATTTTACCAAGCCGATCAAGGCCACGGTGTTGCCGGAAATCAATTGGGTGTTGCCACGTTTGGAGTATACCAATAGCGAGGCAAATAAGGTAGATATCAAAGCCAATGTAAGTAGTAAGGTGCCTTTGAAAAAGGTGACACTGTCGGTGCTTACTTCGCTGGATGAGGAGCCCATGGCTTCCGTGGATGTACCTTTGATTAGCCCGACGTCTGCCGAGTTTGAGAAGAGCATGTACCTGGGTGATGGCCAGAACTATGTGAGGATCACTGCGGAAAATGTGGATGGAGGCATTGTGTCGGACGACCGGTCGGTTATTGTGGGCATGGATGCACTGAAAGACGCCATTGCCATTGACAGAAAAGACTACGCAGTGCTGTTTGCTACAGATAAGTATGACAACTGGAGCGACCTCACCAACCCAATTTATGATGCAAAAGCGATAGGGAAGGAGCTGGAAGAGCGGTATGGTTTTGAGGTAAGGATTGTTGAGAACGCCAGCCAGGACCTGGTTTTCAATACGTTGAGAGAATATGCCCAGAAGAGCTACAAACCGCAGGATCAGCTTTTCGTGTTTTTCGCAGGGCACGGACAGTACGACGAAACCTTCGGAGAAGGCTTTGTGGTAGCTCGTAACTCTATAGCGAACGACCCAGGCAAGAATAGCTATATCAGCCACAGCCGACTCAGAAATATTATTGACAATGTGAAGTGTCAGCACATTATGCTGGTAATGGATGTGTGCTTTGGAGGTACTTTCGATCCGGTGCTGGCCTCATCAAGAAGTATTTACGAGGAAATGGACAACTCTGAATTCATCGTCAAAAAGTTGTCGCTGAGAACAAGGAAGTACCTCACCAGTGGGAGCAAGGAGTATGTGTCCGACGGCACACCCGGCAGTCACTCACCTTTTGCTGTAAGGATGCTCGAGGCGCTGAAGACCAGCGGCGGAGGAGACAGGTTGCTGACCATTACCGAAGTAAATGTGTACATGCAGAAGCTACAGACCACACCAAGGTTTGGCTCCTTTGGCGCTGACGACCAGGGCAGCGAGTTTATGTTTATCGCCAGGTGA
- the sqr gene encoding type III sulfide quinone reductase, selenoprotein subtype: protein MKNLLILGAGSAGTMMANHLSKKMSLKSWSITIVDQFDKHYYQPGFLFLPFDVYKEEDVYRERTDYLPNNINYVQKAIDIIKPEINQVVLADGTILKYDLLIIATGSQIAPGEVEGMQGSEWHKSVFDFYTFEGSRNLRDKLRDWKGGDMVIHITEMPIKCPVAPLEFAFLADWYFHEKGMRDKVNIYYVTPLDGAFTKPVASSKLGHLLKEKGINIVPDFAIAKLDNENKKIVSWDEKEVSFDLLVTIPTNMGDEVIARSGMGDDLNFVPTNKHTLQSSNFENVFVIGDATNVPASKAGSVAHFEAEILTENIMRYIKGEPLKEDFDGHANCFVETGYGKAMLIDFNYTTQPVPGNFPFPGVGPMKLLKENKVNHWGKLGFRWIYWNMLMKGHSIPFITAQMQKAGKELEEEKLETV, encoded by the coding sequence ATGAAAAATCTTCTCATACTCGGCGCAGGATCCGCAGGTACAATGATGGCTAATCACCTCTCAAAGAAAATGTCTTTAAAGAGTTGGAGCATCACAATTGTGGACCAATTCGATAAACATTATTACCAACCTGGTTTCTTGTTTCTTCCTTTCGATGTCTACAAGGAAGAGGATGTGTACAGAGAAAGAACAGACTATTTGCCAAACAATATTAATTATGTTCAAAAGGCTATAGATATTATTAAGCCCGAAATAAATCAGGTTGTATTGGCCGACGGGACTATCCTCAAATATGACTTACTGATCATTGCAACCGGGTCACAAATTGCCCCAGGTGAAGTAGAAGGGATGCAGGGCAGCGAATGGCATAAGTCTGTGTTCGACTTTTATACCTTCGAAGGGTCTCGCAACTTACGTGACAAACTACGTGACTGGAAGGGTGGGGATATGGTCATCCATATTACAGAAATGCCCATTAAATGCCCGGTGGCACCCCTTGAGTTTGCCTTCCTTGCCGATTGGTATTTCCACGAAAAGGGGATGAGAGACAAGGTGAACATTTACTATGTGACACCGCTCGACGGTGCTTTTACTAAGCCTGTAGCTTCTTCAAAACTAGGACACTTGCTCAAAGAGAAAGGCATAAACATCGTGCCTGATTTCGCTATAGCGAAATTAGACAATGAAAATAAAAAGATTGTTTCCTGGGACGAAAAAGAAGTATCCTTCGATCTTCTGGTAACCATCCCTACCAACATGGGCGACGAAGTGATTGCCAGGTCTGGCATGGGTGATGATCTCAATTTTGTACCAACAAACAAACACACGCTACAGTCCAGCAATTTTGAAAATGTGTTTGTGATTGGCGACGCTACCAATGTGCCGGCGTCAAAGGCGGGTTCTGTGGCTCACTTTGAGGCTGAGATTCTTACCGAGAACATCATGAGGTACATAAAAGGCGAGCCCCTGAAAGAAGACTTTGATGGTCATGCCAATTGTTTTGTCGAAACTGGTTACGGCAAAGCCATGCTTATCGACTTTAACTATACGACCCAGCCAGTACCAGGAAACTTCCCATTTCCGGGAGTTGGACCAATGAAACTTCTGAAGGAGAACAAAGTCAACCACTGGGGTAAATTAGGGTTCCGGTGGATTTACTGGAACATGCTGATGAAAGGCCATAGTATTCCTTTCATTACGGCTCAGATGCAAAAAGCGGGAAAAGAGCTGGAGGAAGAAAAATTAGAAACTGTGTAA
- a CDS encoding TusE/DsrC/DsvC family sulfur relay protein: MEAVIANRPVEVNEQGYLLDMNQWDKEIARGIALEEGIELTDRHFEVLNYLREEQESGTALSIRRVGKSGVVDIKEFYALFPEGPLKKASRIAGIPKPASCI, encoded by the coding sequence ATGGAAGCTGTAATTGCAAACCGTCCCGTAGAGGTGAATGAACAAGGTTACTTGTTAGATATGAACCAGTGGGACAAGGAAATAGCACGTGGGATTGCTCTTGAAGAGGGCATTGAACTGACTGACCGCCATTTTGAAGTACTCAATTATTTGAGGGAGGAACAAGAGAGTGGCACAGCGTTATCTATCCGCAGGGTTGGCAAATCAGGAGTAGTAGATATCAAAGAGTTCTATGCTCTGTTTCCGGAAGGCCCACTCAAGAAAGCCTCTCGCATAGCCGGTATTCCTAAGCCAGCAAGTTGTATTTAG
- a CDS encoding DsrE/DsrF/DrsH-like family protein, which produces METVEAPVKAPAKKEKKLRKIMIINSKATIDSVYAALILANGARMEGIESEIFCTFFGLEMLQKDKMDHLHVATVGNPGLHIPTMIGGLPGMETLASTMMRKEMDKLDIPPVSEFLEIYKASGGKVFACKLAMEMFHLEKKDLWDDLDEVLTVGDFYNRADEEGTQIIFV; this is translated from the coding sequence ATGGAAACTGTAGAAGCACCCGTAAAAGCCCCGGCAAAAAAAGAAAAGAAGCTGAGGAAGATAATGATCATTAATTCAAAGGCAACTATCGACTCTGTGTATGCTGCCCTAATCCTGGCCAACGGCGCAAGGATGGAAGGTATTGAGTCCGAAATTTTCTGCACATTCTTTGGGCTGGAAATGTTGCAAAAAGATAAAATGGATCATTTGCATGTGGCCACCGTGGGCAACCCTGGGTTGCACATACCTACCATGATAGGTGGCCTGCCTGGTATGGAAACACTGGCCAGTACAATGATGCGGAAAGAAATGGACAAGCTGGACATTCCTCCGGTTAGCGAATTTCTCGAAATCTATAAGGCTTCTGGAGGAAAGGTTTTTGCCTGTAAATTGGCCATGGAAATGTTCCACCTGGAGAAAAAGGATCTTTGGGATGATTTGGATGAGGTGTTAACTGTTGGCGATTTTTACAATCGAGCCGACGAAGAGGGCACGCAGATTATTTTCGTTTAA
- the msrA gene encoding peptide-methionine (S)-S-oxide reductase MsrA, which produces MRNTLAKSALFIAILGFYSCDAQKSKNDGGVRQVELKAPAGKAIAAFAEGCFWCSEHIFEAVVGVDSAVSGYAGGHTKNPTYELVNTETTGHAETVLVYYDPSRINYEELTKVFFTSQDPTTKDRQGPDVGNSYRSILFYLTPEEKAIAEKSLKTFDNSGMFSKPIVSEIMELKAFYRAEEYHQDYIEHNPGSGYVRGVSIPRYEKFKRTYKGKLK; this is translated from the coding sequence ATGAGAAATACACTTGCCAAATCCGCACTCTTTATCGCTATATTAGGTTTCTATTCTTGCGACGCCCAAAAATCAAAAAATGACGGCGGCGTAAGGCAGGTTGAATTAAAGGCGCCGGCCGGAAAAGCCATCGCAGCATTTGCAGAAGGCTGCTTCTGGTGCTCTGAGCATATCTTCGAGGCAGTAGTAGGTGTCGACTCGGCGGTGTCGGGCTACGCAGGTGGGCACACCAAAAACCCTACCTACGAACTTGTGAATACTGAAACGACCGGTCATGCTGAAACAGTGCTAGTCTACTACGACCCTTCCAGGATTAATTACGAAGAGCTGACCAAAGTATTCTTCACCTCCCAGGATCCAACTACCAAAGACCGCCAGGGGCCGGACGTCGGCAATTCTTATCGCTCCATCTTGTTTTATTTGACACCGGAGGAGAAAGCCATTGCGGAAAAATCGTTAAAGACCTTCGACAACTCAGGCATGTTCAGCAAGCCCATTGTGTCTGAAATCATGGAGCTGAAAGCTTTCTATCGGGCAGAAGAGTATCACCAGGATTATATCGAGCACAACCCTGGCAGTGGTTATGTCCGGGGAGTTTCCATTCCGAGGTACGAGAAGTTTAAACGCACTTATAAAGGGAAGTTGAAATAG